The stretch of DNA CGAAAGGGATTGATAATCTGCAACATCCCGATCGACGAGCCCGAATTTGAAATCCTCGTGCGGATCCGGCACGTAAAGCGTCCCGAACAAGCGATCCCAGAAGGAGAACAGCAGGCCGAAGTTCTTGTCGTAATGCTGCGGTGCCGTGGAGTGATGGAGCTGATGCCAGTGCGGACACAGCACGATGTTGTTCAGCGGCCCGAACGAGATCTTGAAATGCGTGTGCCGCACGAAGTCCATCATCAGGATGTTGCGCATGATGTAGACGTTGATGCCGAACACCGTCAGCTCGACGGGGTTGAGGGCGACGAGGCTCCAGATTCCGAAGCAGATCCCGGGGATCACCCCGTCCCAGGCGCGGTTCATCAACTCATCGAGCGGGTGCACCCGATCCTTCGTAATTCCGACCATCACCTCGGCCGAGTGATGGACTTTGTGGAGTTCCCAGAGAAAGGGATACCGGTGCTGGGCTGTGTGATAGAGATAGTAGGAGACATCGTAGGCGAGGAGCATCGTCGCGGTGAAGATCACCACGGTGATCGGTCCCGGTGCGCCGAACAC from Methylobacterium sp. PvR107 encodes:
- a CDS encoding sterol desaturase family protein, whose product is MDIAHFIQQIVEKVSTENLLAAGMLFATALGCALIAYLRTAERYSFAEFFEFAIPHEVITHPSARADLLFYVTRKAIMPFLLIPAGVTFVVAVGYATNRVLGAIFGIHEPVFGAPGPITVVIFTATMLLAYDVSYYLYHTAQHRYPFLWELHKVHHSAEVMVGITKDRVHPLDELMNRAWDGVIPGICFGIWSLVALNPVELTVFGINVYIMRNILMMDFVRHTHFKISFGPLNNIVLCPHWHQLHHSTAPQHYDKNFGLLFSFWDRLFGTLYVPDPHEDFKFGLVDRDVADYQSLSGLYLLPLKKMGRRITRQARRLRGAVSQPRPGA